GCAAATCGACGTCGCGCGCCAGGCGCACGTGCTGAAACGCGTCGTCGAGCACCACGGCGTCGATCGGGCCGAGGCGCTGCTCGATGAGCTCGATGGCGTCGATGCGCCGGCGCGCGACCGCGATCGGCCCGGCGAACGACTTTGCCATCATCACCGCCTCGTCTCCGGCCTCCTCGGGGCCGGCGAGCAGCCGCTCGCCGTCAGAAACGAGAAGCGCGCGCGCCGTGCTCGCTGCGCGGCCCCATCCGCGGCTTACGATCGCGACCTTAAGCCCGCGCATGCGCAGGCGCGAGGCGAGGAAGAGAGTGAATGGCGTCTTGGCGTTGCCGCCCAGCGTGAGATTGCCGACGCTTACCACCAGCGGGCGCGCCCGCCGTTTCATCTTGCGCCACCAGAGCGCGCGCGCCGCCAGGGCGACCCGGTACGCGCCGGCGGCGGGCACCAATGCAGCCCACAAGAGCCGCTGACGGAGCGCGAGGTCGCTCTGCCAGAGCCCCTCAAGGCGCGAGCGATTAGGCGGCGCCGGCGTGGAGTCGTTCATGATTGGGGCGGCGCGCCGACGAGCGGCCTGAGTTCGGCCAGCGTGGCGGCGACGCCGCCGGCCATCCGCTCGACCACCGCTTTTGCGGCGCGTCCTGCCGCGCGCCGCGCCGCGTCATCGTCGAGCAATGCGCTCACCGAGCGCACAAGCTCAGCCGCGTTGCGGACGACCGCTCCTGCGCGCGCTTCAAGCAGCGCCGCTGCGATCGCGCGCTGGTTCTCATGAAAGGGTCCGAACAGCACGGGGACGGCGGCAGCGGCCGGTTCGGCAAGGCTCTGTCCGCCGCGTCCGGGCGCGAGGCTTCCACCGACGAACGCGGCCGCGCCCCGCCCGTACATCGCCCGCAGATCGCCCATCGTGTCGAGCAGCATCACGCGCGCCGCGGCCGCGCCGTCCGCATCCTGCGCGCTCGCCTTTGCGTATTCGATCCGCGCGGCGCCAAGGAGCGCCTCGACCTCGGCGATGCGTCCGAGATGGCGCGGCGCGACAACGAGGGCGAGCCGATCGAAACGCGCGCTGAGTTCGCGCCATGCGTCGATCACGACCTGCTCCTCACCCGGGGCGGTCGAGCCCGCGACCAGTACCGTGCGTCCGACCGCAAAGGCGTCAAGCGCGGGCCGCAGCGGCGCGGCAACGAGACTTGCGAGGTCGAACTTGGTGTTGCCGGTCACGACCACGCGGTCCGCAATTGCGCCGAGGGCGAGAAAGCGCTCCGCATCTTCCGGGGTCTGCGCCAGAACGCGATCCGCGCACTCGAGCGCTTCCCGCAGGAGCGGGCGAACGCAGCGGTAACGGCTGAGCGCGCGCGCGGAGATACGGCCGTTGACGATCGCGAGGCACGCACCCGCGCGATGCGACTCGATGAAATAGTTGGGCCAAAGCTCGGTCTCGGCAATCAGCACCAGGGTGGGGCGAAGCGCACCCAGGAAATGGCCAAGCGCGGCGCGACAGTCGAGCGGCGCGAGCAGATGCGCGCGCGCCCCGGGCAGCGCGCGCCGCGCCGCCTCGCGCCCCGCCGCTGTCATCGTTGTGACGACCAGCGTCGCGCCGGGGCGCTCGCGAACGAGCGCGCTCGCGACCGCGCCGAGCGCCCCCACTTCGCCGACGGACGCCGCGTGCGCCCAGATGCGCGGCTCCTCCGGCGGCGCCGTATTATCGCCGGCCCACGCACGGCCCAGGCGCGCGCGCCGCGCCGCAGCGTCGAGCGCCCCGCCGCTTAGCGCAAGCGCGACCGGGAGCGCCGGATACCAGAGCGCATTGTACAAGAGACGGAGCATCCTCTGGCCGCGGAGCCGGCGCGCGGGCTCAAGGCGGTGCGCCGCCGGGATGCGCCCGCCGCTCCCCGCCCCCGCGGATTTCATTCCATCATATCGAGCGCGATCGCGGCGACGCGCGCGGCGGCTCCCGGCTCGCCCAGGCGAGCGCGCAGCCCGAGCAGCGCCTCGCGCGTCTCGGTGCGCAGCGGTTCCACCATCAGGTTTTCGGCTGCCCGCACCAGGTTGCGCGGGTTGACCTGGCCCTGGATAAGCTCGGGCACGACCTTGCGCCCGGCCAGGATGTTCGGCATCGCGATAAAATCCACGCCGCGCACGAGTATCCGCGCAAGTGCGTAAGTGAGCGGCGACATCTTGTACGCGACCACCATCGGGCAGCCCAAAAGCGCGGTTTCCAGCGTGGCCGTGCCCGAAGCTGCCAGCGCAAGTTCGCTCGCCGCAACGATGCTGTAGGTGTCGCCTTCGATCACGCGGATGCCGTCGAGGTTAACGCGTCCTTCCTCGCGCAGTTGCGCGAGCGTGAGCGTCGGCGCAAGCGCGATCACCGGGATGAGGCCATGGTCGGCCTCGAGCACGCGCGCGGCTTCGACCATCGGGCGGAGCAGATAGCGCACCTCGCCGCGCCGGCTGCCCGGCAGAAGCGCGAGCAGCGGCCTTAAAGCAGGCAGGCCGTGGCGTTTGAGCGTGGCCGCGCGATCCTGCGCGGGCGCGACGCGGTCGAGCAGCGGATGGCCGACGAAGGTGACGCGCTCGCCCGCGGCGGCATAAATTTCCGCCTCGAAGGGCAGGACCACGGCGAGACGATCGGTGCGCTCGATGATGCGCGAGACGCGGCCGCGGCGCCAAGCCCATACCTGCGGAGTGATGTAGTAGAGCACCGGCACCCCGGCGCGCTTGGCCGCGCCCGCGAGCGACATGTTGAACTCGGCAAAGTCGATGAGGATGACCAGGTCGGGGCGCTCGCTTCGGAGCATCGCCTTGAGTTGCCGGAGCGCGCCGAGCGTGCGGCGAATGGTCGAGGCGAGTTCGGCAAGCCCAAGGCCGGCGATGTCTTCGGTGCGCGTGAGCGCACGCACCCCGGCCGCGCGCATCCGCTCGCCGGCGATGCCGAACAGGTCGCATCCTGGGTCGCGGGCGAGAATCTCGGCGGCGAGGTCGGCGCCGTGGAGATCGCCCGAAGCTTCGCCGGCCACGATCATCACGCGCCGGCGCCGGGCCGCGGAGGCGGCGGGCGGCGGTTCCCTGGGAGTCGCGCTCATCGGGTGAATTGTGCTGGAAAACCGGCTGCCGCGCCACACGGCGCACGTCCGCAGGCCGGATCGGTGCATCGCGCGGCAGCGGCGGCGTGCGGACGGCTTGCAGTTGAACTGCAAACAAAGTAGGTTTCGCGCGAGATTGGCGCCGGGGCGGCGCGCCTTGCAGGATCGTCCCGGGCAGCGGGAGATAAGCGGTGGTGAAGATAGAAAACGTACTCTTCGCGACGGACTTCTCCGATGACTCCGGCTACGCGCTCAACTACGCGCGCACGATCGCCGAGATGAGCAACACCAGGCTCTACATCCTGCACGTGATCGAGAATCCGCTCGAGCATCTTTACGGCGTGCCGCACGGCGAATATCCCGCGCTTCAGGCGAACGCGGTCAAAAAAGTTCACGAATTGATCCATCGCTTCGACGACGTGCTGGCGGGGTTCACCAACTTCGAACTCTTGACCAAGGAAGGCGAAGCGCCGCTGGAAATTCTCAAAACGGCCGAGGAAAAGCACAGCGGGGCGATCGTGATGGGTACACACGGCCGCGGCGCGCTGCGCAATCTCCTGCTCGGCGGCACCGTGGACAAGGTGTTGCGCAGCGCGAACGTCCCGGTGATGGTGGTGCGGCATCCGAGCCGGCATCTGCCCAAGCATAGCTGACCAAGGCGTGTACGGAAGACGGGCGCGCGCGCTCGCCTGACGGCATTCAGCCAAGCACTCGATCGATATCAGCCACGACCGTTGAGGCTTTGACCTCGAGCGGCTGGTACTGGCGCACCTGGCGGCCGTCGGGGCCGAGCAGGAAGCTCGCCGCCGCGTGATTCAGGGTGCCGTCGGCGTTGCGCATCCGCTTCATATCGTAAATCGCGAGCACCTGATCGATCCGGGCGGGCGTCCCGGTCAGGAAGAGCCATCCGGCTTCGTCGGCGCCGCGCTCGCGCGCGTATCTTTCGAGCACGGCCGGCCGGTCGTGCTCGGGATCGATCGAAATCGAAACGAAAGTTACCTGGTTGCCCAGTTTGGGGCCTAGCAGCTTCGCCACCGCGGCCATCCGCGAGGTCATCAGCGGACACGGTCCCGGACACATGGTGTAGATGAAATCGATCAGCACGGGATGGCCCTTGAGCGACGCGAGCGAGACGTCGCGGCCATGCTGGTCGACGAGCGTGACGGCGGGGAGACAGTCGTTGGTATTGGCGGCGGCGTAGGCGCCGGGTTCATCGACACCGGCGGGGCCGCGCGAACAACCTGCGAGTCCGAGCGCAAGGGCCGCGGCCAGCCCGGCGGCGAAAGTCAGCGCTGCGAATGTGGATCGAACGCGCATGCCAGATAGGAATATGCTGCTGCGAGCGGGGGCGGCGCGTCAACCGGGCGCGTCTGCCTCGGAGCGCATCGCGTTGCGGATGCGCTCGCTGATTTCCATCACGCGCAAGCCGTCGAGCGCCGTGACGGCCGGCGTGCCGCGCGTGCGCACGGAGGCAGCGAAGGCGGCGATCTCGTCGCCCAGCGGATCGCCCTCGCCAAGGTCGATCTGCTGCGCGGAAATTTCCGGATAGATTCCGCCGGGCGGCGGCGGCGATTTGCGATAGACCTGGATCCGGCGCGCCTCGTAGTCGACCGAGATGTAGGCGTCGGGCTGGAAGATGCGGATTTTGCGCTCGCGGCGCGGCGCCACGCGGCTCGTGTTGAGATTGGCGATGAGGCCGTCGCCGAAACGCAGGCGCGCGTTGGCAACGTCGATCTGATCGGTCAGGACGGCGACGCCGATCGCCTCGACCGCCGCGACCTCGGCGCCGGTCAGGGTCAGGATGACGTCGAGGTCGTGCACCATGAGGTCGAGGATCACGTCGACGTCGGTGCCGCGCTCGGTGAAGGGCGCAACGCGCAGGCACTCGATGAAGCGCGGCCCGCGAACC
The sequence above is drawn from the Candidatus Binataceae bacterium genome and encodes:
- a CDS encoding SCO family protein codes for the protein MRVRSTFAALTFAAGLAAALALGLAGCSRGPAGVDEPGAYAAANTNDCLPAVTLVDQHGRDVSLASLKGHPVLIDFIYTMCPGPCPLMTSRMAAVAKLLGPKLGNQVTFVSISIDPEHDRPAVLERYARERGADEAGWLFLTGTPARIDQVLAIYDMKRMRNADGTLNHAAASFLLGPDGRQVRQYQPLEVKASTVVADIDRVLG
- a CDS encoding universal stress protein, encoding MKIENVLFATDFSDDSGYALNYARTIAEMSNTRLYILHVIENPLEHLYGVPHGEYPALQANAVKKVHELIHRFDDVLAGFTNFELLTKEGEAPLEILKTAEEKHSGAIVMGTHGRGALRNLLLGGTVDKVLRSANVPVMVVRHPSRHLPKHS
- the lpxB gene encoding lipid-A-disaccharide synthase, giving the protein MSATPREPPPAASAARRRRVMIVAGEASGDLHGADLAAEILARDPGCDLFGIAGERMRAAGVRALTRTEDIAGLGLAELASTIRRTLGALRQLKAMLRSERPDLVILIDFAEFNMSLAGAAKRAGVPVLYYITPQVWAWRRGRVSRIIERTDRLAVVLPFEAEIYAAAGERVTFVGHPLLDRVAPAQDRAATLKRHGLPALRPLLALLPGSRRGEVRYLLRPMVEAARVLEADHGLIPVIALAPTLTLAQLREEGRVNLDGIRVIEGDTYSIVAASELALAASGTATLETALLGCPMVVAYKMSPLTYALARILVRGVDFIAMPNILAGRKVVPELIQGQVNPRNLVRAAENLMVEPLRTETREALLGLRARLGEPGAAARVAAIALDMME
- a CDS encoding Gfo/Idh/MocA family oxidoreductase, which translates into the protein MRVAVVGAGRLGALHALKYAALPGVRLTHLVDVDLGRAREAAARHGAAALADYRGLAGMITAASVAAPGSLHHEIATWLLANGIDVLLEKPMAASVREARELAALAEERGRILQIGHLERFNPAIVELRPMVRGPRFIECLRVAPFTERGTDVDVILDLMVHDLDVILTLTGAEVAAVEAIGVAVLTDQIDVANARLRFGDGLIANLNTSRVAPRRERKIRIFQPDAYISVDYEARRIQVYRKSPPPPGGIYPEISAQQIDLGEGDPLGDEIAAFAASVRTRGTPAVTALDGLRVMEISERIRNAMRSEADAPG
- a CDS encoding glycosyltransferase N-terminal domain-containing protein — translated: MKSAGAGSGGRIPAAHRLEPARRLRGQRMLRLLYNALWYPALPVALALSGGALDAAARRARLGRAWAGDNTAPPEEPRIWAHAASVGEVGALGAVASALVRERPGATLVVTTMTAAGREAARRALPGARAHLLAPLDCRAALGHFLGALRPTLVLIAETELWPNYFIESHRAGACLAIVNGRISARALSRYRCVRPLLREALECADRVLAQTPEDAERFLALGAIADRVVVTGNTKFDLASLVAAPLRPALDAFAVGRTVLVAGSTAPGEEQVVIDAWRELSARFDRLALVVAPRHLGRIAEVEALLGAARIEYAKASAQDADGAAAARVMLLDTMGDLRAMYGRGAAAFVGGSLAPGRGGQSLAEPAAAAVPVLFGPFHENQRAIAAALLEARAGAVVRNAAELVRSVSALLDDDAARRAAGRAAKAVVERMAGGVAATLAELRPLVGAPPQS